One window from the genome of Candoia aspera isolate rCanAsp1 chromosome 15, rCanAsp1.hap2, whole genome shotgun sequence encodes:
- the XBP1 gene encoding X-box-binding protein 1, protein MAPLPGPAAPPRLLLLPAASTASAPAPGAASPSPPPRKRQRLAHLSPEEKALRRKLKNRVAAQSARDRKKARMGELERQAVELEVENQKLQAENRRLRERARSLARENQDLRLRLGLPALKVETQEEEEEEEEEEEGSIALGAETGSSESAALRLRDEGAADGLLLGADSLVSSDAESDLLLGILDSLDPDMFLHYSSSEAAYFEKLQQEVCGEAAGPLPASSSPSLGPAPPKLDAINELIRFDHEYTKPFFLEIISEVANQTSSLMEEVVASPPPQVPTSVKEEPADTLLPDLGLSHLLSPDQRPPSLLDAASDSGYEGSPSPFSDLSSPMDTDCSWEEAFAKELFPQLISV, encoded by the exons ATGGCTCCGTTGCCGGGCCCTGCTGCGCCGCCGCGCCTCCTGCTGCTGCCGGCCGCGTCGACAGCTTCGGCGCCTGCTCCCGGGGCCGCCTCGCCTTCCCCGCCGCCGCGCAAGCGGCAGCGCCTGGCGCACCTCAGCCCGGAGGAGAAGGCCCTGCGCCG GAAGCTGAAGAACCGCGTGGCGGCGCAGAGCGCGCGTGACCGCAAGAAGGCGCGCATGGGCGAGCTGGAGCGGCAGGCCGTCGAGCTGGAGGTCGAG AACCAGAAGCTCCAGGCCGAGAACCGGCGGCTGCGGGAGCGCGCACGCAGCTTGGCGCGCGAGAACCAGGATCTGCGCCTCCGTCTCGGACTTCCTGCGCTCAAG GTGGAAacgcaggaggaggaggaggaggaggaagaggaagaggaaggaagcatTGCCCTTGGGGCAGAGACCGGGTCCTCTGAGTCCGCAGCACTTAGACTACGT GATGAAGGAGCAGCTGATGGCCTCCTCCTGGGTGCAGACAGCCTGGTTTCTTCAGATGCTGAG TCTGATCTCCTCTTGGGCATTTTGGACAGTCTGGATCCAGATATGTTCCTGCACTACAGCAGCTCGGAGGCAGCCTACTTTGAGAAGCTGCAGCAGGAAGTGTGTGGAGAAGCAGCTGGTCCCTTACCAGCCTCCTCCAGTCCCTCTCTGGGGCCCGCGCCACCCAAGCTGGACGCCATTAATGAACTGATCCGCTTCGATCACGAGTACACCAAGCCATTCTTCCTGGAGATCATATCAGAAGTGGCCAACCAGACCAGCTCACTGATGGAGGAAGTGGTGGCTTCTCCTCCCCCGCAAGTCCCCACCTCTGTGAAGGAGGAGCCTGCAGATACACTTTTGCCTGACCTGGGCCTCTCCCACCTGCTCTCCCCAGACCAGAGGCCTCCCTCGCTGCTGGATGCAGCTAGTGACTCAGGCTATGAAGGCTCACCCTCCCCATTCAGTGACCTGTCCTCTCCTATGGACACAGACTGCAGCTGGGAGGAGGCCTTTGCCAAGGAGCTCTTTCCCCAGCTGATCAGTGTGTGA